One Candidatus Schekmanbacteria bacterium DNA segment encodes these proteins:
- a CDS encoding flagellar FliJ family protein, with translation MPRQSFKLQRVLEYREMLEEQLQMEVAKIKTNLAEQENALKAKHDKLSKCKSKLNELQKNATSVNDYKTYMDYIGYLLKEIMIQEKVIMGIQETLTTSIEGLKKACQDKHVLEKLKGREATKISQEHSRKEQIFFNELGLKSHSGSGRSSL, from the coding sequence ATGCCTAGGCAATCATTTAAATTACAAAGGGTTCTCGAATACAGAGAAATGCTGGAAGAGCAGCTCCAGATGGAGGTTGCAAAAATAAAAACAAATCTGGCCGAACAGGAGAACGCCTTAAAAGCGAAACATGACAAGCTTTCTAAATGTAAGAGCAAACTAAATGAATTACAAAAAAATGCAACATCTGTGAATGATTATAAGACCTACATGGATTACATCGGTTATCTCCTTAAAGAAATCATGATACAGGAGAAGGTAATTATGGGAATACAGGAGACTTTGACGACCTCAATAGAAGGTCTGAAAAAAGCGTGCCAGGACAAACATGTTCTGGAGAAGCTTAAAGGGCGGGAAGCAACAAAAATCAGTCAGGAACACAGCAGGAAAGAACAGATATTTTTTAATGAGCTCGGTCTTAAATCGCATAGCGGGTCGGGCAGATCTTCTTTGTAA
- a CDS encoding flagellar hook-length control protein FliK, with amino-acid sequence MNSVSLNSLLEINPNMNLAVGGKIDVANSGEDFSIEQSLDTSGETEGIPDFADLVNKIIEDALQPSSGKNIKNISDDNVEDIDESMNADKTAAVQLLGMFPTEALIFDNTENAVPQEAVQELQETGIPLPQIDFNTHLNTQTTVGTWNVEYNEITDVKKDNVLDKAINLDENIVNRTVESIDYESDAVAPDNNADILKAESSQSLPSSKNPLASNTVYSGIFNADSSNIGDVPKAPAKEIKDKPQSKMQDENQKVSLGQQQTKPFSITIETKNTDIQQLTQKNSGKDSNGNGEKDFAESEKISQSAVLNNRKTGYETFKIETSEKQIQIGQKEIDGKFHTVKEQITDSVHAMLSSDKKELKIDFSPPNLGSIKIELVTNDKKEIIISIITRDSGVKSAIESNLSSLINNISDSGVSVKEFTVSVGGNRDSYLQDDGNSRNPARDGFLKSDASLLESGAETQKINRVNYLNSVVDLYV; translated from the coding sequence ATGAATTCTGTCTCGTTAAATTCACTTTTAGAGATAAACCCTAACATGAACTTGGCTGTCGGTGGAAAAATTGACGTAGCCAATTCCGGGGAAGATTTTAGTATTGAACAGTCTCTCGATACATCTGGTGAAACAGAAGGTATCCCGGATTTTGCAGATTTGGTTAACAAAATAATAGAGGATGCTCTTCAGCCGAGTTCCGGGAAAAATATAAAAAATATAAGTGATGATAATGTAGAAGATATTGATGAATCAATGAACGCTGACAAAACTGCAGCAGTGCAGTTGTTGGGGATGTTCCCGACAGAGGCTTTAATATTTGACAATACAGAAAATGCTGTTCCTCAAGAAGCAGTTCAAGAGCTTCAAGAGACTGGGATTCCGTTACCTCAGATAGATTTTAATACACATCTTAATACACAAACGACTGTTGGCACATGGAATGTTGAATATAATGAAATAACGGATGTGAAAAAAGATAATGTTCTTGATAAAGCAATTAATCTTGATGAAAACATTGTTAATAGAACCGTTGAAAGCATAGATTATGAATCTGATGCTGTCGCACCTGACAATAACGCTGATATATTAAAGGCTGAATCAAGCCAGTCACTTCCATCTTCCAAGAATCCATTAGCCAGTAATACTGTTTATTCTGGGATCTTTAATGCAGACAGCTCAAATATAGGAGATGTACCCAAAGCTCCAGCAAAAGAGATTAAAGATAAGCCTCAATCAAAGATGCAAGATGAAAATCAAAAGGTAAGTTTAGGTCAACAACAAACAAAGCCTTTTTCAATCACAATAGAAACCAAGAACACTGATATCCAGCAATTGACTCAAAAAAATTCTGGAAAAGATAGTAATGGAAATGGGGAAAAGGACTTTGCAGAATCAGAGAAAATATCTCAGTCTGCTGTATTAAATAATAGAAAAACTGGTTATGAGACTTTTAAGATTGAAACTTCTGAAAAACAAATCCAGATAGGACAAAAAGAAATAGATGGCAAGTTTCATACTGTTAAAGAACAGATTACTGATTCTGTTCATGCAATGTTGTCAAGCGATAAAAAGGAATTGAAAATAGATTTTTCCCCTCCGAATCTTGGAAGTATAAAAATTGAACTTGTAACTAACGATAAAAAAGAAATCATAATATCTATTATTACCAGGGACAGTGGTGTCAAATCAGCTATTGAATCTAATCTTTCAAGTCTAATTAACAATATTTCTGATAGCGGTGTAAGCGTTAAAGAATTTACCGTCTCTGTAGGAGGCAACAGAGATTCATACTTACAGGATGACGGTAATTCTAGAAATCCGGCAAGAGACGGATTCCTTAAGTCAGATGCATCATTATTAGAATCTGGAGCAGAGACACAAAAAATAAACCGTGTCAATTATTTGAACAGCGTAGTGGATCTCTACGTTTAA